A single region of the Vicia villosa cultivar HV-30 ecotype Madison, WI linkage group LG4, Vvil1.0, whole genome shotgun sequence genome encodes:
- the LOC131600398 gene encoding protein NRT1/ PTR FAMILY 1.2-like, with protein MEEKEPLISITKTKGGFRTLPFIIANQAFEKMSSYGIMLNMVLYLTRHYGMQAAQAANVILLWSAASYSTPVLGAFLADSYFGRFTIIAFGSFLTSLGMLLFWLTAIIPNLSPCDKLTMICNSPTTSQLAFLYFSLCLMSIGAGGVRASSLAFGVDQLNKKERDEGIVERYFNWSFALTGAAVLFGMTVLAYIQENFGWIVGFGVPVVLMFIAMLSFFLASSLYVKVEPRGNVINECARVVVASYRNRNLTLPSPNVSTDGMYYYEKESEMLMPSDKLRFLNKACLIQNRQQDLTQDGRLKNQWSLCTIDQVEAFKSIIKIIPIWITGMIMSINFGQGTFSVLEASIMNRRITSNFEIPAASMSTFLVLSSVFMLIFYDRVLVPSASKLRRSPTRLRVKQKMGIGLIATCLSASSLAIVEGKRRKMAIDEGFTDFPQGVVKMSVMWLLPRQIFDGFAEAFNGVGQNEFYISELPQSMSSIASTLSGLGLSCGSVLASLILSVVQSVTKGEGKESWVSSNINKGHYDYYYWVIFGFMLVNFMGYVYFCKVYGPCKGEENDGVEEGN; from the exons atggaagaaaaagagcctCTGATTTCCATCACAAAGACAAAGGGAGGTTTCAGAACCTTACCCTTCATCATAG CAAACCAGGCGTTTGAGAAAATGTCTAGCTATGGAATAATGCTAAACATGGTTCTGTATCTTACTAGACATTATGGCATGCAAGCTGCTCAAGCTGCCAATGTTATCCTCCTATGGTCAGCAGCTAGTTATTCCACACCAGTTCTTGGTGCTTTTCTTGCTGATTCTTACTTTGGTCGTTTCACTATCATTGCCTTTGGATCTTTTCTCACTTCCCTA GGAATGCTACTTTTTTGGCTAACTGCTATAATTCCAAACCTAAGTCCATGCGATAAATTAACTATGATCTGCAACTCTCCAACAACATCACAACTTGCATTCTTATACTTTTCACTATGCCTAATGTCCATTGGAGCTGGTGGTGTAAGAGCCTCTTCCTTAGCCTTTGGAGTTGACCAActaaacaagaaagaaagagacGAAGGAATCGTAGAGCGATACTTTAATTGGAGCTTTGCTTTAACAGGAGCTGCAGTCTTATTTGGAATGACTGTTTTGGCTTATATTCAAGAAAATTTTGGGTGGATTGTTGGATTTGGTGTTCCTGTTGTTCTTATGTTTATAGCCATGCTATCTTTCTTTTTAGCTTCTTCACTCTATGTTAAGGTTGAACCTAGAGGGAATGTGATTAATGAGTGTGCTCGAGTCGTTGTTGCGTCTTACAGAAACAGAAACCTCACCTTACCATCGCCAAATGTCTCGACTGATGGCATGTACTATTATGAGAAGGAATCGGAAATGCTTATGCCGAGCGATAAACTAAG GTTTTTGAACAAAGCATGCCTTATACAAAATCGACAACAAGATCTTACACAAGATGGAAGACTCAAAAACCAATGGAGCCTTTGCACAATAGATCAAGTAGAAGCATTCAAATCAATAATAAAGATCATTCCAATTTGGATAACAGGAATGATAATGTCTATAAATTTTGGTCAAGGAACATTTTCTGTGTTAGAAGCATCCATCATGAACCGCCGCATAACTTCAAACTTCGAAATCCCCGCAGCTTCAATGTCAACATTCTTGGTTCTCTCCTCAGTATTTATGCTCATCTTCTATGACCGTGTTTTAGTCCCTTCTGCTTCAAAACTAAGACGCTCGCCCACACGCTTACGAGTAAAACAAAAAATGGGAATTGGACTAATAGCAACATGTTTATCAGCATCTTCATTGGCCATAGTTGAaggcaaaagaagaaaaatggcAATAGATGAAGGGTTCACAGATTTTCCACAAGGTGTTGTGAAAATGTCAGTCATGTGGCTATTACCAAGACAAATTTTTGATGGTTTTGCTGAAGCTTTTAATGGTGTTGGACAAAATGAGTTTTATATAAGTGAGTTGCCTCAATCTATGTCTAGTATTGCATCAACACTTTCTGGTTTAGGTTTGTCATGTGGAAGTGTTTTGGCTAGTTTGATTTTGAGTGTTGTTCAAAGTGTTACTAAAGGCGAGGGAAAGGAAAGTTGGGTTTCTAGTAACATAAATAAGGGACATTATGATTACTATTATTGGGTTATTTTTGGATTCATGTTGGTTAATTTTATGGGTTATGTTTATTTTTGTAAGGTTTATGGACCTTGTAAGGGTGAAGAAAATGATGGTGTAGAAGAAGGAAATTag